In Streptomyces sannanensis, a genomic segment contains:
- a CDS encoding DciA family protein codes for MTETTTSQQEQPGPAAGEPCGVDLARVALHQAREAAKTRGEGGTRKTKRRTRTAAARRDGREPTGFATVLQGLLADRAWDIPAVGGSVLDRWPDIAAAVSPQLPSHVTAAAFHPETKQLDLRPDSPAYATQLRLISSRIVATVNSAVGTGAVRTVRVLPVGAAPAPRTPQPVPAAAAMPGAPVKTRETASSGYKEALAVHRAVTLPSRIDASITEAVERQTAAMRALSRQAFPEPDDAPAPIETALAQRRRQASASHAAALRRARAERAGASAAGPEAGPVAQTA; via the coding sequence ATGACCGAGACGACCACCAGCCAGCAGGAGCAGCCGGGCCCGGCCGCCGGGGAGCCGTGCGGCGTCGACCTCGCCCGGGTCGCGCTGCACCAGGCCCGCGAGGCCGCCAAGACCCGCGGCGAGGGCGGCACCCGCAAGACGAAGCGGCGCACCCGCACCGCGGCCGCGCGCCGCGACGGCCGCGAGCCGACCGGGTTCGCCACCGTGCTCCAGGGCCTGCTGGCCGACCGCGCCTGGGACATCCCGGCCGTCGGCGGCAGCGTCCTGGACCGTTGGCCGGACATCGCGGCCGCCGTCTCCCCGCAGCTGCCGAGCCATGTCACGGCCGCCGCGTTCCACCCAGAGACCAAGCAGCTGGACCTGCGCCCGGACTCGCCCGCCTACGCCACCCAGCTCCGGCTGATCAGCTCGCGGATCGTCGCCACGGTGAACAGCGCGGTCGGCACCGGCGCGGTGCGCACCGTGAGGGTTCTGCCGGTCGGCGCTGCGCCCGCGCCTCGTACGCCGCAGCCTGTCCCGGCGGCAGCAGCGATGCCCGGTGCGCCGGTGAAGACGAGGGAGACGGCGTCCTCGGGCTATAAGGAGGCCCTTGCCGTACACCGGGCAGTCACCCTTCCGAGTCGCATCGACGCCTCGATCACGGAAGCGGTGGAGCGGCAGACCGCCGCGATGCGCGCGCTGAGCCGTCAGGCGTTTCCTGAGCCGGACGATGCCCCTGCCCCGATTGAGACGGCCCTGGCTCAGCGCCGCCGTCAGGCCAGTGCTTCCCACGCTGCCGCGCTGCGCCGGGCCCGGGCGGAGCGGGCAGGTGCGTCAGCGGCTGGCCCGGAAGCCGGACCGGTCGCGCAGACAGCATGA
- a CDS encoding helix-turn-helix transcriptional regulator encodes MQHEGDKRWWPAVQRRAETWYETHREAEAAERATIGWEAPLYNRTDENGANQAPRDCPASDTHSEAAQTIQSLLKAGLRAGRYHRFRFLPTPVELGRHYGRAARDVYAALDELQSVGLVNRVGSNRYVPTNLGQPHEETARGLMLQEVIAGLGKEPFTRQEIRSLTGRSAFVVDQYVTLLVDEGRLQVVEQLVPESRGRAAVQYVVAAAELAAVGDVPKERRRPAEPPSAGKATRAVAIAELNGRAKGATPAERGAEVAAPAGLQFTVTASPGWRSHRVSFRKSSILKGCTVTDPDRLKRVDALLDDVLPPPPVRAKLRLAAGLTQQEVAEAVGVKRLAVARWELGQTHPRRPHRAAYMHLLNRLAERYPDAAKPDEGMPTPASEGGSG; translated from the coding sequence GTGCAACACGAAGGAGACAAACGTTGGTGGCCGGCCGTACAGCGTCGTGCTGAGACGTGGTACGAGACACACAGGGAGGCCGAAGCCGCCGAGAGAGCCACAATCGGGTGGGAGGCCCCTCTCTACAACCGCACAGACGAGAACGGCGCCAATCAGGCGCCGCGCGACTGCCCGGCCTCCGACACCCACAGCGAAGCGGCGCAAACCATCCAGTCCCTCCTCAAAGCAGGCCTCCGCGCGGGGCGCTACCACCGGTTTCGGTTCCTCCCAACACCCGTCGAGCTGGGACGGCACTACGGCCGGGCCGCCCGCGACGTATATGCGGCACTCGACGAACTGCAGAGCGTGGGTTTGGTCAATCGTGTGGGTTCCAACAGATACGTGCCCACCAATCTGGGCCAACCCCACGAGGAGACCGCCCGCGGCCTCATGCTCCAGGAGGTCATTGCGGGCCTCGGCAAGGAGCCGTTCACTAGGCAGGAAATTCGGTCGCTGACCGGCCGCTCGGCATTCGTCGTCGACCAATACGTCACTCTCCTAGTGGACGAGGGGCGACTGCAAGTCGTTGAGCAACTTGTGCCCGAATCGAGAGGACGGGCTGCCGTGCAATACGTCGTCGCCGCTGCCGAATTGGCGGCAGTCGGTGATGTACCCAAAGAGCGTCGACGGCCAGCAGAGCCGCCGTCGGCGGGCAAGGCCACCAGGGCCGTGGCGATCGCCGAGCTTAACGGCCGCGCCAAAGGAGCGACTCCGGCAGAGCGTGGTGCTGAAGTCGCCGCGCCTGCCGGACTGCAGTTCACGGTGACGGCTTCTCCCGGATGGAGATCGCATCGTGTATCTTTCAGGAAATCATCGATCTTGAAAGGCTGCACCGTGACCGACCCGGACCGCTTGAAGCGGGTCGATGCCCTACTGGACGACGTCCTGCCGCCGCCGCCCGTGCGCGCGAAGCTGCGCCTCGCGGCTGGCCTCACGCAGCAGGAAGTCGCGGAGGCCGTAGGCGTGAAGCGCCTTGCCGTAGCCCGTTGGGAGCTGGGGCAGACCCACCCCCGGCGCCCGCACCGTGCGGCCTACATGCACCTGCTCAACCGGCTCGCGGAGCGGTATCCCGATGCCGCGAAGCCGGATGAGGGCATGCCGACGCCGGCCTCCGAAGGGGGATCGGGATGA
- a CDS encoding MFS transporter — MVRRSTLGQDFRRLWGAYAVSAAGSAVGMGVLPLIALLVLGSSAFQVSVLAALSAVASAVIALPLGARIEHQYKRPVMITADLARCVLLASIPVAMAFDKLTFAQLCVVGVLQTAASVAFDAASGAHLKALVLPEHRLRANSHFETTNWISVSAGPPIGGLLIGALGAAATLVVDALSFLGSALGIRRIRQPEPVPPARAATAHLGRDIAAGWQYLLRHPGLRPLFFNALLFGGSIMMASPLMAVLMLEDLELAPWQYGLALGLPCLGGVLGSRLAPLLTRHFGQRRILLLSGVARTLWTILMPLTPSGALGVFVIVAADFGLLLSAGVFNPSFTTYRMAATPDAFMSRVSTSWSVGSKTCQAAFMIIGGLIGAAAGVRGALLIAGLLCMASALLLPWRKARISTGHVPAPTMEAVPSPATDSPST; from the coding sequence TTGGTACGGCGGAGCACGCTCGGGCAGGACTTCCGGCGGCTGTGGGGCGCCTACGCGGTCAGCGCAGCGGGCAGCGCCGTCGGCATGGGGGTGTTGCCGCTGATCGCCCTTCTGGTGCTGGGTTCCTCGGCGTTCCAGGTTTCTGTGCTCGCTGCGTTGTCCGCGGTGGCCAGTGCGGTGATCGCTCTACCGCTCGGTGCGCGTATCGAGCATCAGTACAAGCGGCCGGTTATGATCACCGCCGACCTGGCACGCTGTGTGCTGCTGGCGAGCATTCCGGTCGCCATGGCTTTCGACAAGCTCACCTTCGCCCAGTTGTGTGTCGTCGGCGTTCTTCAGACGGCGGCGTCTGTCGCCTTCGACGCGGCGAGCGGGGCACACCTGAAGGCACTTGTCCTGCCCGAGCACCGCCTTCGTGCCAACAGCCACTTCGAGACAACCAACTGGATCAGCGTCAGCGCCGGCCCGCCCATCGGCGGGCTCCTGATCGGAGCACTGGGCGCGGCCGCCACCCTGGTGGTCGACGCACTGTCCTTCCTCGGATCAGCCCTGGGGATCCGTCGCATCCGGCAGCCAGAACCAGTGCCACCGGCCCGCGCCGCCACCGCTCACCTGGGCCGCGACATCGCGGCCGGCTGGCAATACCTCCTGCGCCACCCAGGACTGCGGCCGCTGTTCTTCAACGCCCTGCTCTTCGGCGGATCCATCATGATGGCCTCACCGCTGATGGCCGTCCTCATGCTGGAAGACCTCGAACTGGCACCGTGGCAATACGGACTTGCTCTGGGGCTGCCGTGCCTGGGCGGCGTGCTGGGCTCACGTCTGGCCCCGCTGCTCACCCGGCACTTCGGACAGCGTCGCATTCTGCTGCTGTCCGGTGTTGCGCGCACGCTCTGGACGATCCTCATGCCTCTGACGCCGTCCGGTGCCCTCGGCGTGTTCGTCATCGTGGCAGCCGACTTCGGCCTGCTTCTCTCCGCCGGGGTTTTCAATCCGTCTTTCACCACGTATCGGATGGCGGCCACACCGGACGCCTTCATGTCCCGCGTCAGCACCTCCTGGTCTGTCGGCTCGAAGACATGCCAGGCAGCCTTCATGATCATTGGTGGCCTCATCGGCGCCGCAGCCGGGGTCCGCGGCGCCCTGCTCATCGCCGGCCTGCTGTGCATGGCGAGCGCGCTGCTCCTGCCATGGCGAAAAGCACGCATCTCCACCGGGCATGTTCCAGCGCCCACGATGGAAGCGGTTCCGTCCCCGGCCACGGATAGTCCATCCACGTAG
- a CDS encoding phage Gp37/Gp68 family protein: MSDRSSIEWTEATWNPTTGCDRVSAGCDHCYALTLARRLKAMGSAKYQNDGDPRTSGPGFGLALHPDALRVPYGWKSPRTVFVNSMSDLFHARVPLDYVRQVFEVIADTPQHTYQVLTKRARRLRTVADRLRWPANLWMGVSVETVKELPRVDELRHVPAAVRFLSCEPLLGPLTGLDLSGIDWAIVGGESGPGARPMQPEWATDIVNRCRRSGTAPFVKQLGSCWDRTHHKDITWFPAGLQVREYPQVRDSAPV; encoded by the coding sequence GTGAGCGACCGCAGCTCTATCGAGTGGACTGAGGCGACCTGGAACCCGACGACGGGTTGCGACCGGGTGTCGGCCGGCTGTGATCATTGCTATGCCCTCACCTTGGCCAGGCGGCTGAAGGCGATGGGGTCGGCGAAGTACCAGAACGACGGGGATCCGCGCACCTCGGGCCCGGGGTTCGGGCTGGCGCTGCACCCGGATGCCCTGCGCGTGCCGTACGGCTGGAAGAGCCCGCGCACCGTGTTTGTGAACTCCATGAGCGACTTGTTCCATGCGCGGGTGCCGCTCGACTACGTGCGCCAAGTCTTCGAAGTGATCGCGGATACGCCGCAGCACACCTACCAGGTCCTGACCAAGCGGGCGCGGCGCCTGCGGACGGTCGCGGACCGCCTTCGGTGGCCGGCCAACCTGTGGATGGGTGTGTCGGTGGAGACCGTGAAGGAATTGCCGCGGGTAGACGAACTGCGACATGTTCCGGCGGCCGTGCGGTTCCTGTCGTGCGAGCCGCTCCTCGGTCCGCTCACCGGCCTGGACCTGTCCGGCATCGACTGGGCGATCGTCGGCGGTGAATCCGGTCCCGGTGCCCGGCCGATGCAGCCCGAGTGGGCCACTGACATCGTCAACCGGTGCCGGCGCTCCGGGACGGCGCCGTTCGTCAAACAGCTCGGCTCTTGCTGGGACAGGACGCACCACAAGGACATCACATGGTTCCCCGCCGGCCTGCAGGTGCGCGAGTACCCGCAGGTCAGGGACAGCGCTCCCGTCTGA
- a CDS encoding three-Cys-motif partner protein TcmP codes for MGVLWPLEPATAAKHRLYQRYLDAWWPILLQTSQRTGYARPRVTLLDAFAGPGRYEGGEPGSPVFILDRLLHHTAVDRMHLSPRRVHLVFIEKDRARHEHLLSELTDRFGKLSDLPVRVEVRRGEAGRDSLPVLTELGAWGHPILGIFDSWGSVNVPLEVTRRIARNRSSEVITTFGPNWFSRREELNADILDAVFGGRGYWTPAADEARPDERWRAWLGTYRSALRRAGFGYQLQFRLVPRTGQHLYLVFGTGSDAGLRAMKEAMWKVDDRDGESFQDPRTRGAEAVGQLDIFQAAGACDPELLELVTQRLALGNATVETIGQWLLTETSRWMPTHALKAVRQMRQDGSAVVQSTGRLTSKSLVSLPAAA; via the coding sequence ATGGGTGTTCTGTGGCCGTTGGAGCCAGCTACGGCAGCGAAGCATCGGTTGTACCAGCGGTATCTCGACGCCTGGTGGCCGATCCTGCTGCAGACCTCCCAGCGCACCGGATACGCCCGGCCCCGAGTGACGCTGCTGGACGCGTTTGCCGGCCCCGGCCGGTACGAGGGCGGCGAACCCGGCTCCCCGGTGTTCATCCTGGACCGGCTCCTGCACCACACCGCCGTCGACCGGATGCATCTCAGTCCTCGCAGGGTGCACCTGGTCTTCATTGAGAAGGACCGGGCCCGCCACGAACATCTCCTGTCCGAGCTGACGGACCGGTTCGGGAAGCTGTCCGACCTGCCGGTGCGCGTGGAGGTCCGGCGCGGGGAAGCCGGCCGGGACAGCCTGCCCGTGCTTACCGAGCTGGGAGCCTGGGGCCACCCGATCCTCGGCATCTTCGACAGCTGGGGCAGCGTGAACGTGCCGCTGGAGGTGACACGGCGGATCGCCCGCAACCGCTCCAGCGAGGTCATCACCACCTTCGGTCCCAACTGGTTCAGCCGCCGCGAGGAACTGAACGCGGACATCCTCGATGCGGTCTTCGGCGGCCGCGGGTACTGGACGCCGGCCGCCGACGAAGCCCGGCCCGATGAACGGTGGCGTGCGTGGCTGGGTACCTACCGCAGCGCGCTGCGCCGGGCCGGCTTCGGCTACCAGTTGCAGTTCCGGCTCGTGCCCCGCACCGGGCAGCACCTATACCTCGTCTTCGGCACCGGCAGCGACGCGGGACTGAGGGCAATGAAGGAAGCGATGTGGAAGGTCGACGACCGCGACGGCGAGAGCTTCCAGGACCCCCGCACCCGCGGAGCCGAAGCGGTCGGGCAGCTCGACATCTTCCAGGCCGCCGGGGCCTGCGACCCGGAACTGCTGGAGCTGGTCACCCAGCGCCTCGCGCTCGGCAACGCCACCGTGGAGACCATCGGGCAGTGGCTGCTGACCGAGACGTCCCGCTGGATGCCCACCCACGCTCTGAAAGCAGTGCGGCAGATGCGGCAGGACGGCTCCGCCGTGGTCCAGTCGACGGGCAGACTGACCAGCAAGAGTTTGGTCAGCCTGCCCGCCGCTGCCTGA
- the istA gene encoding IS21 family transposase — protein MYRSREWIFERIRRDKRVDPSVSGRMLAQRYRVSRNTVAKALTQPVPPKRKKPPPRASVLEPVKGFIDAMLREDLAAPRKQKHTISRVMERLAAEHDFELASYTTVRDYMARRRPELVLEAREGRRHLEGVVPQTKQPGEEAEVDFADVWLDLAGQRRKCVLFTLRMSYSGKAVHRVYATASQEAFLEGHVEAFEALGGCPTVHIRYDNLKPAVKQVLFGRSRTETARWAAFRSWYSFSAFYCTPGEEGAHEKGGVEHEGGRFRRKHLVPPPEVETLAELNERLAAIDLAEDARHVHGRPTSIGFDFEAERELLRPLPADGYDCGIDLTPVVQRNGRITVRQSYYSVPAKFIGAKVRVKLRANELLVFDGRKIVARHPRLTRRYTAHDILDHYLEILLVRPGAFAGASALAQARAEGTFTKTHEAFWAAAKAKCGDRDGTRLLIEVLLLHRQLPAEAVVAGMATVVKVGSVNPDLVAIEARKAIEDSDLDEADGTEADACDDQDGDAEAGGTADEGAKVISLHARRLPPDPRTQLPDMSKYDRLLAPPAPPRKQQKGTSA, from the coding sequence GTGTACAGGTCGCGTGAGTGGATCTTTGAGCGGATCCGCCGGGACAAGCGTGTGGACCCGTCGGTGTCGGGGCGGATGCTGGCCCAGCGGTACAGGGTGTCGCGGAACACGGTGGCGAAGGCGTTGACCCAGCCGGTGCCGCCGAAGCGGAAGAAGCCGCCGCCCCGGGCGAGTGTGCTGGAGCCGGTGAAGGGCTTCATCGACGCGATGCTGCGGGAGGACCTGGCGGCGCCGCGCAAGCAGAAGCACACGATCAGCCGGGTGATGGAGCGGCTGGCGGCTGAGCACGACTTCGAGCTCGCCTCCTACACGACGGTGCGTGACTACATGGCCAGACGGCGTCCGGAGCTGGTCTTGGAGGCCAGGGAGGGGCGCCGGCATCTGGAGGGTGTTGTTCCGCAGACGAAGCAGCCGGGCGAGGAGGCCGAGGTCGACTTTGCGGACGTCTGGCTGGACCTGGCCGGGCAGCGGCGCAAGTGCGTGCTGTTCACGCTGCGGATGTCGTATTCGGGCAAGGCGGTGCACCGCGTCTATGCGACGGCATCGCAGGAGGCTTTCCTGGAAGGGCACGTCGAGGCGTTCGAGGCGCTGGGCGGCTGCCCGACGGTCCACATTCGCTATGACAATCTCAAGCCAGCGGTCAAGCAGGTGCTGTTTGGCCGTTCGCGCACGGAGACGGCCCGGTGGGCGGCGTTCAGGTCGTGGTACTCGTTCTCGGCGTTCTACTGCACCCCTGGTGAGGAAGGCGCCCACGAGAAGGGCGGGGTCGAGCACGAGGGCGGGCGGTTCCGCCGCAAGCACCTGGTCCCGCCGCCCGAGGTCGAGACGCTGGCCGAGCTGAACGAGCGTCTGGCCGCGATCGATCTGGCCGAGGATGCCCGGCACGTCCATGGCCGTCCGACCTCGATCGGGTTCGACTTCGAAGCCGAGCGCGAGCTGCTGCGGCCCCTGCCTGCGGACGGATACGACTGCGGGATCGACCTGACACCGGTGGTCCAGCGCAACGGTCGCATCACGGTCCGTCAGAGCTACTACTCGGTGCCGGCGAAGTTTATCGGCGCCAAGGTCCGGGTGAAACTGCGGGCCAACGAGCTTCTGGTCTTCGACGGCCGCAAGATCGTCGCTCGGCACCCGCGGCTGACGCGCCGATACACCGCCCACGACATCCTCGACCACTACCTGGAAATCCTGCTGGTGCGCCCCGGCGCGTTCGCCGGGGCTTCGGCCCTCGCACAAGCCAGGGCCGAAGGCACCTTCACCAAGACCCACGAAGCGTTCTGGGCCGCGGCCAAGGCCAAGTGCGGTGACAGGGACGGCACCCGGCTGCTGATCGAAGTGCTGCTACTGCACCGTCAGCTGCCCGCCGAAGCCGTCGTCGCAGGGATGGCCACGGTCGTCAAGGTCGGCTCGGTCAATCCCGACCTGGTGGCCATCGAGGCCCGCAAGGCGATCGAGGACAGCGACCTCGACGAGGCCGACGGCACCGAGGCCGATGCCTGTGACGACCAGGACGGCGACGCGGAGGCCGGCGGCACGGCGGACGAGGGCGCGAAGGTGATCTCCCTGCACGCCCGGCGCCTGCCGCCCGATCCACGCACCCAGCTGCCGGACATGTCCAAGTACGACCGGCTGCTTGCGCCGCCGGCACCGCCGAGGAAACAGCAGAAAGGCACGAGCGCATGA
- a CDS encoding helix-turn-helix domain-containing protein: protein MSAVAASAAVMVPTPRASVDDAAAAMLPMLFVPEASQWLSTSTGRVALDGYSWMQAVHWVAGSGLYDPRRYRSHGPRSFGVTTVRVAQELAQLSPCRPGIDYLVRRTGLSERSVEYHLGMLREAGLLAYVVRGTRVRGAAAQASEFARMIPLEFDVALGVRTAGEGIGRRMTGIAAGRELMAKLAKKASRKVRKPRSKTAAKSARKGADQGVTAVSGEVRCTPIEGGSSTASTAGTTSFPPESKLASGQSKSPTPKKVKRGRRKLNSVGRRFQLAGELVRRVPWMGRASVPRIAWILREVADAGWTTDEVIAFLDCGDAPERVHRPSGFLAGRLKGAVALWPNAEGRARAVQAYRDSRRAEQARHQQWEGDWQAPRSKSVRRLVAEAFAPRPQQQYEDGGDVVAADAVTGVDDLSEDERADLKATAWGEFMRGETTLVTSTVDVYGRPAAERIYGADLVQRALRLASGSRSSLMALGRR from the coding sequence GTGAGCGCCGTGGCGGCGTCGGCCGCTGTGATGGTTCCCACTCCGCGTGCGTCGGTCGACGACGCCGCGGCCGCCATGCTGCCGATGTTGTTCGTACCGGAGGCGTCGCAGTGGCTGTCGACGTCGACGGGGCGGGTCGCGCTGGACGGCTACTCGTGGATGCAGGCGGTCCACTGGGTGGCCGGGTCCGGGCTGTACGACCCGCGTCGGTACCGCTCGCACGGGCCGCGCTCGTTCGGCGTGACGACCGTGCGCGTCGCCCAGGAGCTCGCGCAGCTGTCGCCGTGCCGTCCGGGCATCGATTACCTGGTGCGCCGCACCGGCTTGTCGGAGCGGTCGGTGGAGTACCACCTGGGGATGCTGCGGGAGGCCGGACTGCTCGCGTACGTCGTGCGTGGCACCCGGGTGCGGGGCGCGGCAGCGCAGGCGTCAGAGTTCGCCCGGATGATCCCGCTGGAGTTCGACGTGGCGCTGGGCGTCCGTACGGCCGGGGAGGGCATCGGGCGGCGGATGACCGGCATCGCGGCCGGCCGGGAGCTGATGGCGAAGCTGGCGAAGAAGGCGTCGCGGAAGGTGCGTAAGCCACGCTCGAAGACGGCGGCGAAGAGTGCCCGCAAGGGTGCTGACCAGGGTGTGACGGCTGTTTCCGGTGAGGTCCGTTGCACCCCAATAGAGGGTGGTTCCTCAACTGCCTCTACTGCGGGTACTACTTCCTTCCCCCCTGAGAGCAAGCTCGCAAGCGGGCAGAGCAAGTCCCCCACCCCGAAGAAGGTCAAGCGCGGCCGCCGGAAGCTCAACAGCGTCGGGCGCCGTTTCCAGCTGGCCGGTGAGCTGGTCCGCCGGGTGCCGTGGATGGGCCGGGCCTCGGTGCCCCGGATCGCCTGGATCCTGCGCGAGGTTGCGGACGCAGGCTGGACCACCGATGAGGTGATTGCGTTCCTGGACTGCGGGGATGCCCCGGAGCGGGTGCACCGGCCGTCAGGGTTCCTCGCCGGGCGGCTGAAGGGGGCGGTGGCCCTGTGGCCGAACGCTGAGGGCCGGGCGCGCGCCGTCCAGGCGTACCGGGACTCCCGCCGCGCGGAGCAGGCCCGCCATCAGCAGTGGGAGGGTGACTGGCAGGCGCCGCGCAGCAAGTCGGTCCGCCGCCTGGTCGCCGAAGCCTTCGCCCCCCGCCCGCAGCAGCAGTACGAGGACGGCGGCGACGTCGTGGCCGCCGATGCCGTGACCGGCGTCGACGACCTCAGCGAGGACGAGCGGGCTGACCTGAAGGCGACAGCCTGGGGCGAGTTCATGCGCGGCGAGACCACGCTCGTCACCTCCACGGTCGACGTGTATGGGCGTCCTGCCGCTGAGCGGATCTACGGCGCTGACCTGGTGCAGCGCGCACTTCGCCTCGCGAGCGGCAGCCGCAGCTCGCTGATGGCCCTGGGACGCCGGTAG
- the istB gene encoding IS21-like element helper ATPase IstB gives MPLPGDPEDAAIDEACRDLRLPAFRERFVELAADARRKQSTYKQFLLDLLRTEVADRDVRRQQRLVRAAKFPRPKRLEDFDFDKNPNVSPEVVADLKSTSWVREGRPLVLIGDSGTGKSHLLIGVGTAIAEAGLSVRYITTQALVNELAEAEAARRLSSLMARYTKVDLLCLDEFGYANLDKKGAKLLFQIFTEREERKATAVATNSPFAEWDKTFGDRRLCAAIADRITFRCSLIQTGTESYRLQATCDERSI, from the coding sequence ATGCCGCTGCCCGGCGATCCCGAGGACGCGGCGATCGACGAAGCTTGCCGGGACCTGCGGCTTCCCGCGTTCCGTGAACGGTTCGTGGAGCTGGCCGCCGACGCCCGGCGCAAGCAGTCGACCTACAAGCAGTTCCTCCTGGACCTGCTGCGGACCGAGGTCGCCGACCGCGACGTCCGCCGTCAGCAAAGGCTCGTCCGCGCGGCGAAATTCCCCCGGCCCAAGCGGCTGGAGGACTTCGACTTCGACAAGAACCCCAACGTCTCCCCGGAAGTCGTCGCCGATCTGAAGTCCACGTCCTGGGTCCGTGAGGGCCGTCCGCTGGTGCTGATCGGTGACTCCGGAACTGGCAAGTCCCACCTACTGATCGGCGTCGGTACCGCGATCGCGGAGGCCGGACTGTCCGTCCGCTACATCACCACCCAGGCCCTGGTGAACGAGCTCGCCGAAGCCGAGGCGGCCAGACGGCTGTCCTCGCTCATGGCCCGCTACACCAAGGTCGACCTGCTCTGCCTGGACGAGTTCGGCTACGCGAACCTGGACAAGAAGGGCGCCAAGCTGCTGTTCCAGATCTTCACCGAACGCGAGGAACGCAAGGCCACCGCGGTCGCCACGAACTCCCCGTTCGCCGAGTGGGACAAGACCTTCGGCGACCGCCGGCTCTGCGCGGCCATCGCCGACCGCATCACGTTCCGCTGCAGCCTGATCCAGACCGGCACCGAGTCCTACCGGCTCCAGGCCACCTGCGACGAACGCTCGATCTGA
- a CDS encoding DNA-binding protein, which translates to MNDDDTDTVVAPCRIHGRILFVPVPRRVVLASGLAGLAATALPAPTATAETVTADMASPVEHFAQLRRVMIQTDNLIGPRHVLPALQQHLARLAARRRASRGTDAAALLALETRYEELAGWLAQDIGDERTAQGHTAKALDASHITGDTDLTAYILGRKAQLAGDTGHPADALGLAAAARRTARPGSRLEVIAVMHQAHAHAVLGDGTEALNTYDTALTLLGRAESDGIWGSWLDEAYISTARARSLAALGEYGQAAAGFDTAIAALPPTYRRDRGVYLARAARAHAGTGNIPLAAQIGLQAVGIAAETGSARIIGQLDRLDQALAPAAREDGVVEFRAALDRIVLHPA; encoded by the coding sequence TTGAACGATGACGACACGGACACGGTCGTCGCCCCCTGCCGCATCCACGGAAGGATCCTGTTCGTGCCCGTGCCCCGCCGCGTCGTCCTTGCCTCCGGTCTCGCCGGACTCGCCGCGACCGCGCTCCCGGCCCCAACGGCCACCGCCGAAACCGTGACCGCCGACATGGCGTCCCCCGTTGAGCACTTCGCGCAGCTCCGCCGGGTGATGATCCAGACCGACAACCTGATCGGCCCCCGTCACGTCCTGCCAGCGCTCCAGCAGCACCTCGCTCGGCTCGCCGCTCGCCGCCGCGCTTCCCGCGGCACCGACGCCGCAGCGCTCCTCGCGCTGGAGACCCGCTACGAGGAGCTGGCCGGCTGGCTCGCCCAAGACATCGGCGACGAGCGCACCGCCCAAGGCCATACCGCGAAGGCTCTGGACGCGTCTCACATCACGGGCGACACCGACCTCACCGCGTACATCCTCGGGCGCAAGGCCCAGCTGGCTGGCGACACTGGACATCCCGCCGACGCCCTCGGCCTCGCTGCCGCTGCCCGCCGCACCGCGCGGCCGGGCAGTCGTCTCGAGGTCATCGCTGTCATGCACCAAGCCCACGCGCACGCCGTCCTCGGCGACGGCACCGAGGCGCTCAACACGTACGACACCGCGCTAACGCTCCTCGGCCGCGCGGAATCCGACGGCATCTGGGGCTCCTGGCTCGACGAGGCGTACATCAGCACCGCCCGCGCCCGCTCCCTCGCCGCGCTCGGCGAGTACGGGCAGGCCGCCGCCGGCTTCGACACCGCCATCGCCGCGCTCCCGCCCACCTACCGGCGCGACCGCGGCGTCTACCTCGCCCGCGCCGCCCGCGCACACGCCGGCACCGGCAACATCCCGCTCGCCGCCCAGATCGGGCTGCAGGCTGTCGGCATCGCCGCCGAGACCGGATCCGCCCGGATCATCGGGCAGCTCGACCGTCTCGACCAGGCACTTGCCCCTGCCGCCCGGGAGGACGGCGTTGTCGAGTTCCGCGCCGCGCTCGACCGAATCGTCCTGCACCCCGCCTGA